A stretch of the Porifericola rhodea genome encodes the following:
- the betB gene encoding betaine-aldehyde dehydrogenase translates to MEKLPLFINNHPVNGTGKVFTNYNPATGEAIHEVTSASTDDFAKCIASAKKGFKVWSAMSPTARGRILHRASELLRERNDELAQLEVIDTGKPIKEALAVDVISGADCLEYYAGIAASLHGEHIELGGDFAFTRREPLGICAGIGAWNYPIQIACWKAAPALACGNVMIFKPAELTPLTALKVAEIFAEAGMPEGVFNVIQGDGEVGQMLTAHPDIAKVSITGEVGTGKKVMQAAATTLKHVTLELGGKSPILIFEDADIDEAVHGAMLGNFYTQGEICSNGTRVFVHSSIREKFIERLVEKTKNLKVGNPSDPETQVGALISKDHFEKVMQYIHLGKEQKAELLYGGEQVRVEGCEGGYFVQPTIFASGQDDLRIVEEEIFGPVLSLLTFEDEAEVVERANNSPFGLAAGVFTNDIRRAHRVVAQLQAGMCWVNTFNINPVEIPFGGYKQSGIGRENGLAAIEHYTQLKTVYIAMNKMEDPF, encoded by the coding sequence ATGGAAAAGCTACCACTCTTTATTAATAACCATCCAGTCAATGGTACTGGAAAAGTATTTACCAACTATAACCCTGCAACTGGAGAAGCCATTCATGAGGTAACCAGCGCATCTACTGACGACTTTGCAAAATGTATAGCTTCTGCTAAAAAAGGTTTTAAGGTATGGTCAGCCATGTCGCCCACAGCGAGAGGCCGCATACTACATAGAGCTTCAGAACTACTTAGAGAGCGCAACGATGAACTGGCGCAGCTGGAGGTGATAGATACTGGCAAGCCGATAAAAGAGGCTCTGGCAGTAGACGTAATTTCTGGGGCTGACTGTCTGGAGTACTATGCCGGAATCGCGGCTAGTCTGCACGGAGAGCACATAGAACTAGGCGGAGACTTTGCTTTTACAAGAAGAGAGCCTCTTGGTATTTGTGCCGGTATAGGAGCCTGGAATTACCCGATACAAATCGCCTGTTGGAAAGCTGCCCCTGCACTGGCTTGTGGTAATGTAATGATTTTTAAGCCCGCTGAGCTAACACCTCTTACTGCCTTAAAAGTTGCGGAAATATTTGCAGAAGCAGGCATGCCCGAGGGAGTATTTAATGTAATACAAGGAGATGGAGAAGTAGGGCAGATGCTGACCGCTCATCCGGATATTGCAAAAGTATCTATTACCGGAGAAGTAGGTACAGGCAAAAAAGTAATGCAGGCAGCTGCTACCACGCTTAAGCACGTTACCCTTGAGCTGGGGGGTAAATCACCTATCCTGATTTTTGAAGATGCCGATATAGACGAGGCTGTTCATGGTGCTATGCTGGGTAATTTTTATACTCAGGGGGAAATTTGTAGTAACGGAACACGAGTGTTTGTTCATAGCTCAATTCGCGAAAAGTTTATTGAGCGTTTAGTAGAAAAAACCAAAAATCTGAAAGTTGGAAATCCTTCAGATCCTGAAACACAGGTGGGAGCCCTGATCAGTAAAGATCATTTTGAGAAGGTAATGCAGTACATTCATTTGGGCAAAGAGCAAAAAGCTGAACTACTGTATGGTGGAGAGCAGGTGCGAGTAGAAGGCTGCGAAGGAGGATACTTTGTTCAGCCTACTATTTTTGCCAGTGGTCAGGATGACTTACGGATAGTAGAAGAAGAAATATTCGGGCCAGTACTCTCGCTACTAACTTTTGAGGATGAAGCAGAAGTAGTAGAAAGGGCAAATAACTCTCCTTTTGGACTTGCCGCAGGGGTATTTACCAATGATATCAGGCGTGCGCATCGGGTAGTTGCTCAGTTGCAGGCAGGTATGTGCTGGGTAAATACCTTTAACATTAATCCGGTAGAAATACCATTTGGTGGATACAAACAGTCGGGCATAGGACGAGAAAATGGGCTGGCAGCCATAGAGCACTATACGCAGCTCAAAACAGTCTACATTGCCATGAATAAAATGGAAGATCCCTTCTAG
- a CDS encoding SusC/RagA family TonB-linked outer membrane protein, whose protein sequence is MKKLLLVFVHQFWWVKYMFFTLFGVSFSLFLQAQSTQVSGTVVDTSGEPVPGVNVLVKNTTQGTVTNLEGLYRIEVSEANTSLIFSFVGFETKEVAINGRSQINITLNSDAEQLSEVVVTALGIEKEKKALGYAVQEVAGEGLQKAREPNVARSLTGKVAGLNVYNPTGLFEDPKLELRGRDPLIVIDGIPNPEADLWKISSDDVESIDVLKGPTASALYGSIGRDGAIMITTKRGSQEGVEVSVNSSTMFQPSYLRIPDVQSTYGNGNNGTYAYINGSGSGPEGGGWIWGPKLNQADASTASGFFETTQYDSPIDPVTGERIPTPFISRGENNVENFFRTGMISTNNVSISGGNEKGNFRASLSHMYQKGMVPNTGLNSTTFTVAGGYQLAEKLRADASLTYNKQYSDNFPERSYGPQNYLYNLVLWTGPDIDVRDLRNYWQEGNEGVQQRHYNTSWYNNPYFQAYEFLQGYNKDNNYGQLSLTYEPLENLEILARSGFNWYNTNRSVKEPLSYIRYGVKSRGNLELSNEYNFNINTDIIATYRKQLAEELNISVSVGGANRYNNFRTLNAYTDGLNVPEYYNLSNSTSNLTGGNLLQDQKVNSLYGTLDIEFLNSVFLTVTGRNDWISTLPLENNSYFYPSVSLSTVVSDIMPVPEAFEFLKLRGSWSQVSSGYINFDLTGFGSEYPYNQVQAYLPGINWNNNASVYFPETQISSDISPETTDSYEIGLDARFLQGRLGIDVAYYSMRDYNNITTIPVSEASGFTSRLVNGNEYKRRGIEVVLNATPLKLDLFQWDVMLNWSRHRRELTQVYGDANELNNVKVGERADAYYTSVWLRSPEGDIIYGDNGFPLIDPFQRRVGYSDPDGVFGINNSFSYKNFTLSVLLDGRYGGSFYSTTNSKMWWGGTHPGSVNQYRDDANNGESTYVGDGVVLLDGDVEYDSDGNILSDSRTFAPNTQAVNYISWTKDFYDGSPSEPGIYKETFMKLREVTLTYALPNSVLDNTFFEQASVSFVGRNLFLWSDVPNIDPDQGEDNLQTPSARSLGFNINLTF, encoded by the coding sequence ATGAAGAAACTTTTACTGGTTTTTGTCCATCAATTTTGGTGGGTAAAATATATGTTTTTTACGCTTTTTGGTGTAAGTTTTAGTCTGTTTTTGCAAGCGCAGTCAACTCAGGTAAGTGGCACTGTAGTAGATACATCGGGAGAACCTGTACCCGGAGTAAATGTACTGGTCAAAAATACTACTCAAGGTACAGTTACCAACCTTGAAGGTCTCTACCGTATTGAGGTTTCCGAGGCAAATACATCATTGATTTTTTCTTTTGTAGGGTTTGAAACAAAAGAAGTTGCCATTAATGGTCGTAGCCAGATTAATATCACTTTAAACTCAGATGCAGAGCAGCTCTCCGAAGTAGTTGTTACCGCATTAGGTATAGAAAAGGAGAAAAAAGCCCTGGGATATGCAGTGCAGGAGGTAGCTGGAGAAGGGCTGCAAAAAGCCCGTGAGCCTAATGTCGCCCGCTCCCTTACTGGTAAAGTAGCTGGCCTGAATGTGTATAACCCTACCGGGCTCTTTGAAGACCCCAAGCTTGAACTAAGAGGTAGAGATCCTCTAATTGTTATAGACGGTATTCCTAACCCGGAAGCAGACCTTTGGAAAATAAGCTCTGACGACGTGGAAAGTATAGATGTGCTCAAAGGGCCTACCGCTTCTGCGCTCTATGGCTCTATTGGTAGAGATGGAGCTATCATGATTACGACCAAAAGAGGTAGCCAGGAAGGTGTAGAAGTGAGTGTAAATTCAAGTACCATGTTTCAGCCTAGTTATTTGCGTATACCTGATGTACAGAGCACTTACGGAAATGGTAATAATGGTACTTACGCCTACATCAATGGCTCTGGAAGTGGACCAGAAGGTGGCGGGTGGATATGGGGACCCAAGCTGAACCAGGCAGATGCAAGTACTGCCAGTGGATTTTTTGAAACAACTCAATATGATAGCCCGATAGACCCTGTTACCGGAGAACGCATACCTACTCCTTTTATATCACGAGGAGAAAACAATGTAGAGAACTTTTTCAGAACAGGTATGATCTCTACAAACAATGTTAGTATCAGCGGAGGTAATGAAAAAGGAAACTTTAGAGCATCCTTATCTCATATGTATCAGAAAGGTATGGTGCCTAATACAGGTCTAAATTCTACTACTTTTACAGTAGCAGGAGGCTATCAACTGGCTGAAAAACTTCGCGCAGATGCCTCACTGACATACAATAAGCAGTATAGCGACAATTTCCCTGAGAGAAGCTACGGTCCGCAAAACTATCTTTATAACCTGGTCTTGTGGACAGGCCCGGATATTGACGTGCGTGACCTTAGAAACTACTGGCAGGAAGGAAATGAAGGTGTACAGCAGCGCCATTACAATACCTCATGGTATAACAATCCTTACTTTCAGGCATACGAATTTTTGCAAGGGTATAACAAAGACAATAATTACGGCCAACTTAGTTTAACCTATGAGCCACTGGAAAACCTGGAAATTCTTGCACGTTCGGGCTTCAACTGGTACAATACAAATCGTAGTGTAAAAGAACCTTTGAGTTATATCCGGTATGGAGTAAAATCTCGTGGAAACCTGGAGCTTAGTAACGAATACAATTTTAATATCAATACTGATATTATCGCGACCTATCGTAAACAGCTGGCAGAGGAGTTAAACATTAGTGTTTCTGTGGGAGGCGCAAACCGCTATAATAACTTCCGTACACTTAATGCATATACCGACGGGCTCAATGTACCGGAGTATTACAATTTAAGCAACTCTACCAGTAACCTTACGGGAGGCAACCTATTGCAGGACCAAAAAGTAAACAGCCTCTACGGAACTCTGGATATTGAATTTTTGAACTCAGTATTTTTGACCGTAACCGGAAGAAATGACTGGATCTCTACCTTGCCGTTAGAGAACAACTCATACTTTTACCCATCTGTCTCTCTAAGTACTGTGGTGTCAGATATAATGCCTGTACCTGAAGCTTTTGAGTTTTTGAAATTACGAGGTTCATGGTCTCAGGTATCCTCCGGTTATATCAACTTTGACCTGACTGGCTTTGGCAGTGAATACCCCTACAACCAGGTTCAGGCCTATCTGCCAGGTATCAATTGGAACAACAACGCATCTGTCTATTTCCCTGAAACACAGATTTCTTCTGACATATCTCCGGAAACTACAGATTCTTATGAAATAGGCTTGGATGCCCGCTTCCTACAAGGTCGTTTGGGAATAGACGTAGCCTATTATAGCATGCGAGATTATAACAATATTACAACTATTCCTGTGTCTGAAGCCTCTGGCTTTACTTCTCGCCTTGTAAATGGCAACGAATACAAAAGACGTGGAATAGAAGTAGTGCTTAATGCTACACCCCTTAAACTTGACCTTTTTCAATGGGATGTCATGCTTAACTGGTCCAGACACCGTCGTGAGCTTACCCAGGTATATGGTGATGCAAATGAGCTAAATAATGTAAAAGTTGGTGAACGAGCTGACGCTTATTATACTTCGGTATGGCTGCGTTCTCCCGAAGGAGATATCATTTACGGAGACAATGGTTTTCCCCTTATTGATCCTTTTCAAAGACGAGTAGGCTACTCCGATCCTGATGGTGTGTTCGGTATTAACAATAGCTTCTCCTACAAAAACTTTACTCTGAGTGTACTTTTAGATGGACGCTACGGCGGCAGTTTCTACAGTACTACTAATTCTAAAATGTGGTGGGGGGGTACTCATCCTGGCTCAGTGAACCAGTATCGCGATGATGCCAACAACGGAGAATCTACCTATGTGGGTGATGGTGTGGTACTTCTGGATGGAGATGTGGAGTACGATAGTGACGGCAACATCCTGAGCGACAGCCGTACGTTCGCGCCTAATACCCAGGCTGTTAATTACATTTCCTGGACTAAAGATTTCTATGACGGATCTCCTTCAGAGCCGGGTATATATAAAGAAACATTTATGAAGCTAAGAGAAGTTACGCTTACCTATGCGTTACCTAACTCCGTGTTGGATAACACTTTTTTTGAACAGGCTTCAGTTTCTTTTGTAGGAAGAAACCTCTTTCTCTGGTCCGATGTCCCTAATATAGACCCAGATCAGGGAGAAGATAACCTTCAGACGCCCTCTGCACGAAGCTTAGGTTTCAACATTAATCTCACTTTTTAA
- a CDS encoding GMC family oxidoreductase: MKYDYIVVGGGTAGVVTAYRLAEKQKGEVLLIEAGISDEQREDVLQLKEWHTLLEGDLDYDFPIAPQATGNSNMRHSRAKVMGGCSSHNSAIAFQAPDYDFEQWTQKGIKNWTPQEVRPFYNKVLEKVNLEKSDSENDCGKAMIDACEEYGIAAQDFENGNYHESAGWFSLNKKGGIRHSSSVAYLHPYDKIPAGLTVVTETFATKLLLDDAKKVVAVETNKGTFEANKEVILSGGAFHTPHLLMLSGIGPKEHLQEVGIQVIQDLPGVGEHLVDHPEGVIIWEAEQQVPEKSAQKYEIGVFCKTDPQLGMSDLMFHFGTEAFDMHTLPAGYPTSDNAFSLTPNVMQARSEGTVRLQSNRAEDPPLIDPKYFSDPEGHDARVMVEGIKTARKIAAQASLKPWIKRELAPGPDVQTDEQILDYIYKTHNTVYHPAGTCKLGTDDDPKAVVNTHLQVKGIQNLRIADASVFPSITSVNPCITCMMIGERCADFILNS; encoded by the coding sequence ATGAAATACGATTATATAGTTGTAGGTGGGGGTACTGCCGGCGTGGTGACTGCATACCGATTAGCTGAAAAACAAAAAGGAGAAGTTTTGCTCATAGAGGCAGGGATATCGGATGAGCAAAGAGAGGATGTACTACAACTCAAGGAATGGCACACTTTATTAGAAGGCGATTTAGACTATGATTTTCCTATTGCCCCTCAGGCTACCGGAAATAGCAATATGCGCCATAGCAGGGCGAAAGTTATGGGCGGTTGTAGCTCACACAATTCAGCGATAGCTTTTCAGGCTCCAGACTACGATTTTGAGCAGTGGACCCAAAAGGGAATCAAAAACTGGACTCCCCAGGAGGTACGTCCTTTCTACAACAAAGTATTAGAGAAAGTAAATCTGGAGAAGTCCGACTCAGAAAACGATTGCGGAAAAGCTATGATAGATGCCTGCGAGGAGTATGGCATAGCCGCTCAGGACTTTGAAAATGGCAATTATCACGAAAGTGCAGGCTGGTTTTCTTTAAACAAAAAGGGTGGTATACGCCACTCCAGTTCTGTAGCTTACCTGCATCCATACGACAAAATTCCGGCTGGACTTACTGTAGTAACAGAGACTTTTGCGACAAAATTGTTGTTAGACGATGCAAAAAAAGTTGTTGCGGTAGAGACAAACAAAGGTACATTTGAAGCCAATAAAGAAGTTATTCTATCAGGGGGGGCATTTCATACACCACATTTGCTTATGCTTTCTGGCATTGGCCCAAAAGAACATCTGCAAGAGGTAGGTATACAAGTGATACAAGATCTGCCGGGAGTAGGGGAGCACCTGGTAGACCATCCCGAAGGAGTTATTATATGGGAAGCGGAGCAGCAAGTTCCTGAAAAAAGCGCTCAAAAGTATGAGATAGGTGTTTTTTGTAAAACTGATCCTCAGCTAGGTATGTCAGACCTGATGTTCCACTTTGGAACTGAAGCTTTTGATATGCATACGCTTCCTGCTGGGTATCCTACTTCTGATAACGCCTTTTCACTTACGCCCAACGTTATGCAGGCCAGGAGCGAAGGTACAGTTCGTTTACAGTCTAATCGTGCCGAAGATCCGCCCCTTATTGATCCAAAATATTTCTCTGATCCTGAGGGCCACGATGCCCGGGTAATGGTAGAGGGGATAAAAACTGCCAGAAAAATCGCGGCACAAGCTTCACTAAAGCCCTGGATAAAGAGAGAGTTAGCTCCCGGACCTGATGTGCAGACAGATGAGCAAATTTTAGACTACATATACAAGACGCATAATACAGTATATCATCCAGCAGGCACATGTAAGCTGGGTACAGATGATGACCCTAAAGCTGTGGTGAACACCCACCTTCAGGTAAAAGGGATACAAAACCTGAGAATAGCGGATGCCTCTGTTTTTCCGAGTATTACCAGTGTTAATCCTTGTATTACCTGTATGATGATTGGTGAACGTTGTGCTGATTTTATCCTTAACAGTTAA
- a CDS encoding sodium:solute symporter family protein, translated as MQSPLIKKLLPSLYIMAALLLLGGVLHLMGHPVYWPGFASMMCFYAVIFYIGTYAASMKGEENENSIMLAGRSIPLGVAVFTMSATWVGGGYINGTAEYTNSSGIAWVQAPWGYALSLIVGGLFFARKMRRYEFKTMIDPLQQRFGKKVAALLSLPAICGELFWTSAILTALGTTFGTVLGMDFVPSIIASAAIAIAYTALGGLWAVAFTDVIQMILLLIGLVLVIPFALDKVGGWDLAWKTYVEHKGILANALPPIDGWKHKSWGNYYWNWWDSALLLIFGGIPWQVYFQRVLASKNEKVAMRLSIIAGFVCMAAAIPAVMIGVIGHVAPWEALGVAPPQEAALTLPYVVRYLTNPFVATIGLGAIAAAVMSSVDSSILSASSMASWNIYRTLLKPKVDSKTLAKVIKRVIWIIGVAATLIALQVKSVYALWFLCSDFVYCILFPQLVCALFDKKANRYGAIAGLLVSLILRFGGGEATLGIPNIIPYPLIEDGNVLFPFRTTAMLSGLLTMVIVSRLSQKQCPPQPLHKLKQTITN; from the coding sequence ATGCAATCTCCTCTTATAAAAAAACTCCTTCCCTCTTTATACATCATGGCTGCACTACTACTACTGGGTGGAGTACTTCACCTGATGGGCCACCCAGTGTACTGGCCTGGGTTTGCGTCTATGATGTGTTTTTACGCTGTCATTTTTTATATAGGTACTTATGCCGCTTCTATGAAAGGAGAAGAAAATGAGAATAGTATTATGCTTGCTGGCAGGTCAATTCCATTAGGCGTAGCGGTATTTACCATGAGTGCGACCTGGGTTGGCGGAGGCTATATTAATGGTACAGCAGAATACACCAACTCTTCTGGCATTGCCTGGGTACAAGCACCCTGGGGCTATGCACTCAGCTTAATTGTTGGAGGCTTGTTTTTCGCCAGAAAAATGCGGCGCTATGAGTTTAAAACCATGATAGATCCCTTGCAACAACGCTTTGGCAAGAAAGTGGCTGCCCTGCTTTCACTGCCAGCTATCTGTGGAGAACTCTTCTGGACATCCGCTATACTCACCGCCCTGGGAACCACCTTTGGCACCGTACTAGGAATGGACTTTGTGCCATCAATTATCGCATCAGCCGCAATTGCCATAGCTTATACCGCATTAGGAGGACTATGGGCAGTAGCTTTTACGGATGTTATTCAGATGATATTACTCCTTATTGGGTTGGTTTTAGTAATTCCTTTTGCTCTGGATAAAGTTGGAGGCTGGGACCTGGCCTGGAAAACTTACGTAGAACATAAAGGAATATTAGCAAACGCACTCCCTCCTATAGATGGCTGGAAACACAAAAGCTGGGGTAATTACTACTGGAACTGGTGGGACTCGGCGCTACTTCTGATTTTTGGGGGTATTCCTTGGCAGGTATATTTTCAGAGAGTGCTGGCTTCTAAAAATGAAAAAGTAGCTATGCGCCTTTCTATCATTGCAGGTTTTGTATGTATGGCCGCTGCCATACCAGCTGTGATGATTGGTGTAATTGGTCATGTGGCGCCCTGGGAAGCTTTAGGCGTAGCTCCTCCGCAAGAAGCAGCACTAACTTTACCATATGTAGTACGTTACCTCACCAATCCTTTTGTAGCTACTATCGGCCTTGGTGCCATAGCTGCCGCTGTAATGTCTTCGGTAGACTCTTCTATACTTTCTGCTTCTTCTATGGCCTCATGGAATATCTACAGAACTTTACTAAAACCTAAAGTAGATTCTAAGACGCTGGCGAAGGTGATAAAGCGGGTAATATGGATTATCGGAGTGGCTGCCACACTCATTGCTTTACAGGTAAAAAGTGTATACGCGCTGTGGTTTTTGTGCAGCGACTTTGTGTACTGCATTCTCTTTCCTCAGTTGGTTTGTGCCCTCTTCGACAAAAAAGCTAATCGCTACGGAGCTATAGCCGGCCTGCTAGTCTCTCTTATACTACGCTTTGGTGGTGGAGAAGCAACTTTAGGCATCCCCAACATAATACCATACCCCCTTATTGAAGATGGTAACGTACTCTTTCCGTTCAGGACAACAGCTATGCTAAGCGGCTTGCTTACTATGGTTATAGTGTCCAGGCTTAGTCAAAAACAGTGTCCGCCTCAACCTTTGCACAAGCTGAAGCAGACTATTACAAATTAA
- a CDS encoding VIT1/CCC1 transporter family protein encodes MKAKHSSRQEDHFHGSNSSWGKLQEYLGEFVYGGIDGSVTTFAVVAGAAGAELSASIVLILGFANLIADGFSMSVGAYLSTQSERDNYEKHKRVEYWEVENMPKREEEEVREIYAAKGFEGELLEQVVAKITENKDRWVDVMMKEELEMVPETKSPWMMGLLTFISFFVVGLIPLLIYVFNYLNGIVVANTFLIASVLTSMAFVGIGWLKSMVTQTNRLKRVW; translated from the coding sequence ATGAAAGCAAAACATAGCAGCAGACAGGAAGATCATTTTCATGGGAGCAATTCCTCCTGGGGGAAGCTACAAGAGTATCTGGGTGAATTTGTATATGGAGGTATAGATGGAAGTGTAACTACCTTTGCTGTAGTTGCGGGCGCTGCGGGAGCAGAACTTAGCGCTTCAATCGTGCTTATCTTAGGCTTTGCTAACCTGATCGCCGACGGATTTTCCATGTCGGTAGGTGCTTACCTTTCTACCCAGTCTGAACGTGATAATTACGAAAAGCATAAAAGAGTAGAGTACTGGGAGGTAGAAAATATGCCTAAAAGAGAGGAAGAAGAAGTACGGGAAATCTATGCCGCCAAAGGCTTTGAAGGTGAACTATTGGAGCAGGTGGTTGCTAAAATTACAGAAAACAAAGACCGCTGGGTAGATGTAATGATGAAAGAAGAGCTGGAAATGGTTCCTGAAACAAAATCGCCCTGGATGATGGGACTGCTTACTTTTATCTCATTTTTCGTAGTAGGGTTAATTCCTCTGCTCATCTATGTGTTCAATTACCTGAATGGTATAGTAGTAGCCAATACTTTCCTGATTGCCAGTGTGCTTACTTCAATGGCATTTGTCGGTATAGGTTGGCTAAAGAGTATGGTGACACAGACCAATCGTTTAAAAAGAGTATGGTGA